The Branchiostoma floridae strain S238N-H82 chromosome 7, Bfl_VNyyK, whole genome shotgun sequence region CTTTATTAGAAATGACAATTGATATttttacgccaaaaatagttactcaagcaactggatatggttttgaaacgtttcaaaaccatatccagttgcttgagtaactatttttggcgtatcttattacctggatgtctaacctacatcgacgtaattgatatttttgtttcattccGTCCTTTCAACCAATTTTGAAAGCACCTAAGaactgtaatgttacataacaTACATGGGGTGGGATATCAATTAAATGAAGCAGTCAATGTTaaaaaacatggcatcagatCTGAATCATCCAGTGAATTTATATGTCAGAGTGGATGCTGCATACTTTTCAATCACATGGTCACAACGCCCCCTATCAGTTTATGCAAAAACACAGCCTCCACTGGTACTGCAGAACATGTTCACATTCACTTCACTTGGcttttttcttcatcttgtcTTGTAGCATAACATAGCCAAAGAAAGATCctgtaaaattttaaaaaaatatatgaagTTTTTTGCCATGCATAATTCAATAGCTAAATTCGCCATTTAAATGGCAATATATGTTCAATTGTTGCATAGCCTGTGAACCAAAGAAAAATACAGAGTTATTCTCAGCTAGGTTGAAATATATTCATTTATCAGTGCCTTTCTTCAAGAAGTAAGGGTAGGTATTAAATtggaaaattggcaaaaaaggTGTCTTCAGAATGAAATTTTAGTGGTCAGGTTGGCTGAACAAATGACTCTGAGTATCATATGCAGAACTtaacaacagattcttcattttttacaTTCCTCTTTaaccttggaattgactttggtaTTCTATGACAGTCAATTTGGTTTCCATTTTctaaattttttcttctgcaattcATAGCATGatatttcctcattttgcagctacttTTCATGGCTTGCAATATCAAATAATGGTTGAAAACTGTTGCTCACATGGATGTAtgccatataatcaaatcaataatgTTAACCTCTTTGCTATGCCTCGTGTATATGttctataacgctagttcacctttattcgcagggtaacctttatccgttgtatacaAGACTAGGGTATTTATGGATATttagtcaacggacggtggtttcattTAACTGCAATGCCTagcaaaaatgcaatttgaaaccactgtccatcgacttgatatccctatatatatatttagtcCCTGTTTGTAAgtagaacggatataggttacctcacagATAACGGTGACCTAGCGTTAAGTGTGTAGGGTTATAAGTCTGTtcctgaacctgaacctctggacctAAATCCGGACCTAAACCTCGACATGAGTTTAGATATATAAAGCAATAGTCCATACCTATAGCACTCAGCGCCACAACTCCTGCTACAGTTGGAATAATCACAGCATATGGTCTGGGTAGGAAGTACTGGTGCACTATGTGGTCATCATCTACAAAGGGCTGCAGaacatacaaaataaacaagaacagATGCTACTGTAATACATATTGAAGGCAAAGATAacttatagtacatgtaactaatGGTTATGGATATCAAGACAGTGGTCCAACAATGAAccgtttacaagtcaggggctttcacctttgacatattcatCCACAATTCATCTCCCTTCACATACGAACTTTGGGATTTGCTGAAATGGCTGGTGCATGATAAGTACAATTTGCTATATTAAAGTACATGCTCTCAAACCATAACGTCATTTTCCTGCATTCTGCTTAGAGGGAGCAAGACTTGAGAGGCTAGCCAGTTGTGGAGTCTGTGTGAATGGGTGGATCTTGGTAGCCTGCCGTGATTGCTAGGCCAGCTAGAAAGGCCTTAAAttgacagcccagccttttcagCAAACCCAGAACTTGGAATGGGGAATGAGTGAGGTTATTCTCTTCCGAAATTACGTATTTAGCtacttacatttgtatctaaTAAGCAATCAGGTGATCACTACTAGTACTCACCAGAACAACTGTCCAGATGGTGTAGTATGTGAAGATGAGTGCGCTGAGTGCCACCATCCCCATCCCTACAGCCTGGTCTGATCCTGTCGCCTGCAGAAAAgcaataaatacaaatgtaatatcgTTACTATTGGGTTAAATGGCCGACTTTGACTCTTTCTTTGCGGCCACGGACTGAATTGCAAGGAACTCACAATAGGTGGGGCTGAATGTAATGTAGAATTAAGGTCTGGAGCGGCTGTTCAGCTAACCTCGATATGAAAGTATTAGTAATTGGCCCCTAGGTActattttcgataagtgtgatgggttcttaaaccaaggacgttatatgagaagGACTGAGCTCAAACTCAGTGCCTATTCATCAAGCTTCGATTCATGTGTGAAGAAAGCAATTGACACTTATATATGAATTACTCCCCGATTTCCATATTTCCCAATTTCTAATATAATGTCCCTGCTTAAACATACTCAAGGTGTGGCTATCCCAAACATAGGACTTCATTATCTGGTAGATGTCTGACACTTCTAAACAAAGCTTAGGTCCTGTACTTGATCTTGAGTGAGTTCCACACCTCGAACAttttaaagaacccatcacacttgcCAGAACCAGCTGTGCTCATTGCATTAAATAGATCTGTCTGGGTTTGTAGCCTGCACTGTTTAGTACAAATCTGGTGTGATAATAACGCTATGAGGTTTAGTTTACAgatacaaacaagcaaacaaatgatAAATTCAACAATATACGCGGTACAACAGGCCCTTTGGCCAATCATCTTTTGGACAGCTTCTGAAGTTGAATTTTCTATTTAATATTATTCAATAATATTTCCGTTATTACTTACCATTTTTGCTCAAAACACAGGCTTTATAGGAGCACCACAAAATGAGTCTTGCAACAACCAGGAAGTGTCACGTCGTCAGCTGGTGACCCTTGACCAGTCAGACTTTGACCTATGACATCTACAAGattccaacatggccgccaacACGAAGGAAAATCTGCGAATCTCGTGGTTTTTGTGTAATTTCTTGGTGTTCCTTGCCTTCCAGAAGACGCGGGTTGGTGGGGAGATGCAGTGCGTGAAGACGGGCCCGTGTAGCTGTGAGATGGCGGACGGGTCTGGCGGGATAGACCTCATAACTCTGGCACGAGTCGGAGAACCGATGGTGTATGATGAACAGGGCAGGTCAGGAAATGGACCGTTCCGATacccctagcctctaccaggtccAGGCTCCGCGGTGacaattgtagaaattggacaaatagagtctatattACGATGGGGTGGTTGGGTGGGttgccggccagaagagtacgtttccttaCCGACATTTCCTTCCTGGTTAGGAAAcggggttcgcttaaaaggctgggctgtctaccaggccaggctacctggtctgtctacctggcctggctatcacgtcaggctactcagatccccccattcatagccccatcatgtggcactcagccaaaatagctgattgacaggcatagtaattgctaattttcAACCCTGCCAGTAACCggaggttggcctgtccactggctggacccttcgggaatgtgtctggagGCCTGGGCAGtgtgtcaggaacacattcaagtactgtaccagtactgtgttcggtaaatgctttaggatgttagacctagaaaacagaggtcctcagggttcaaatcctttgacatgtcacgaaatctgtgctgttaacagtactttccccactccaacttgtacaagggggttggagagattattggcagtggaaggagaggattggactctgtcctggacacaaaaattgtacagtggataacaatccacagcctcaaaaatgctatgtgactactaagattgtatatgtcaacatggcatactagtatagagaacaaggaggtactagtacatttaattataccccccttggtcagtacaagtttagcttGTTTAAAGTGagcaagtgatttatgctctcccttcttgttgcacaagcttactagatagtttctgttctagaagatagacattcaatgaagaaacaaatttctgttgctggcaagcccagtcttacacacacacacagacacacacacacacacgcgcgcgcgcgcgcgcacacacacacacacatttacacacacacaaacatacacaaacaca contains the following coding sequences:
- the LOC118419375 gene encoding dolichol phosphate-mannose biosynthesis regulatory protein-like yields the protein MATGSDQAVGMGMVALSALIFTYYTIWTVVLPFVDDDHIVHQYFLPRPYAVIIPTVAGVVALSAIGSFFGYVMLQDKMKKKAK